The window CCTAAGTTTAAATTGTTCTGACCTTGACTTTGAAAAAATTGATAAAAATTAGTCGCTACTACACGCACATGAACCAAACTAGTTAAAATACCAACTATTAAGCCAATTACCCAAGTTGCAAGCATCGGACGGAAAGAATCAAAGGCTCTTTGCTTAATTTGCTGTGCGCTCTCTGTATGCCGATGGTGATATTCGACTCCTAAAAATCTAAAAATAAGCCCAGTACCAAATCCTATTAAAAGGGCGAATAAAAAGCTATTAATATTTAAAAAACGCCAATTAAAGGAAAGCTGAAAATCTCTCGTGTCCCTAAAACGATACGCGCACAAAAGCAAGGCTAACATTCCTGAAACTCCAGCCATTTGAGCATCTTTTTGATACAGACGAGCAGTATATTGAGCTGAAAAATAAGCGGTAAACAAACCAAAAGTGCCAAATATTACACTGGTAACGCCTTGACAAGAATACCATGCCGCATTAAATAAATGGTCAGGCAACCATTTATCAAAATAGAAAATATTTGATATTAAACTTGTAGGTGAAAAAACACTCTGCCATAAAAATTGGAAAATACTACCGACAACAGCTAAAGGCATTAACATCATCAAAGTTCGATCTGCCACTCTAAAAAATGCTAGTCTCCGAAGTCGAACGATAGTTTTAAAAATTACTTTCTCCATATTTCACTAATCCTTAGTCCTTTAAGTCTATCCTTTAGTTTAAATTAAATATAGAAAGAAACCTATCATTTTTCATTAAAATATCGCAAAAAATACAAAATTTAGGAATCATTGATTTAAGAGAGAACATGATATAATGATGAAGAAGATAACAAGGGAGAAAAATTATGGCTAAACGAAGTTTTTCTATTAATGATGAAACTGACCGTCTACTCAATTACTACCTAAATCACTCTGAAAAAGATTGGGACTCAGTAATTAATGAAGCAATTAAATATTACATTTGCGATCATTTAACACAAAAGCAAGTCCATGAGGCAATGAAGC of the Lactobacillus gasseri ATCC 33323 = JCM 1131 genome contains:
- a CDS encoding PTS transporter subunit EIIC — translated: MEKVIFKTIVRLRRLAFFRVADRTLMMLMPLAVVGSIFQFLWQSVFSPTSLISNIFYFDKWLPDHLFNAAWYSCQGVTSVIFGTFGLFTAYFSAQYTARLYQKDAQMAGVSGMLALLLCAYRFRDTRDFQLSFNWRFLNINSFLFALLIGFGTGLIFRFLGVEYHHRHTESAQQIKQRAFDSFRPMLATWVIGLIVGILTSLVHVRVVATNFYQFFQSQGQNNLNLGVFIPLLLLALLLNWLGIGQPLASLTAGSDSATNVANLNYALTHGSSWNVPNPYVGNSLYQSYGRFGGSGLTLVLLIGILIFIKKSSIVRVARWSFIPTLFGSNQGAFLGIPIMLNPLFLFPYVVLPVMNMLLAASMIAIHLVPASAYNVLSGTPGPLVAFIATNGTWQALVFSMLLFALDILLYLPIIKMSKDVQDEIDLLNDEEAVYKHVK